The sequence below is a genomic window from Ipomoea triloba cultivar NCNSP0323 chromosome 2, ASM357664v1.
CTATCACtgttttttttatcatttttttttctttttgtccaATTAATACATGCTGTCAAACTATAATAAGCAGAAGTATATAGAGTACGTACAATCGGGGATAAGGTTCGTCGCTGATAAAGTAGTTAAAGAACCTTAATGCCAACAAGGTAGGCAAATACGTACATTCATAAACTGCCATTGATTTatagtttacttttttttttttttttttttttgaaaacgattTTATAGTTTACTTATTGTCTTACATACTACTGTACTACAGGTGGAGATAACTAAAATATTAGTAGTTGCTTGAAATTGGGGGAATGAATGTAAATCGTGATTGGTCCTATGTCATGTTCtcttaataaataaatgaaacacGTAGTCAACTTAAGTATATTGTGTAAACCGTTTTTTAtccttcatttatttattgacCTCAGTAAGTTaatgatttaatatatactatttttttaatatataggtTTCTCAACTTACGTCATCAGACTAATCATAGTCTCTAGTTTCCTGTTTCAAAAGTCACTAGAGAGTGTAAATTCAAGTCATATGAACATCCTTTCAGTCAATTCCTCATTTTACTGTGTGCACAAGGAACCCATCACACAAattaaaccatatatatatatatatatatatatggtgatgATCCTAGCTATTAGAATCCTTCTCCACATGATTATGATTAAAAgtcaacaaataaataaattattcttgtagtttgatataaaaattaaagtttaatctATATGAGATAAAAATAGCATCTTTCACTGCACCTTCAACATGTGTAGTTCACAAATGTTTTTCAAAATGGTCCAACGTGGGATCACAAATGTCATACAGTTAGTTAGTAGATTAAACTTGTTGGGTTAGCCGGTTAGCTTAACGGTTGATTTCTGCCATTGCAAATTTTCCAAACTTCCCATCACACAACACAGAAATGTGAAGgactaaaatcaattaaattAGTTTAGAAGATAAGGGTGTTATTTAAGTCAAAGTGAGTCAGAACAAACTTCCCTACAATCTAGGttttttcttacatttttttGCTGACTTGGCAACATACTTACATATATTGTTCTTGATGGTCTCTCCCCGCTTGAATAATACACTTTCTTTCTTCCAATTACTTTGTGTTCTCTATTTTCTATCATTATTCTGCTATGATATCAACGCAATGCCCTCTTCCGGATCATATATATGTCATTGCCGTAACTACACCAATGATTCCTTTCTTAAACAGATATTGCATTATTCACTTTATATTCGTAGAGCTTTTTCTCCATGGTGTAAAACCCGAATCATGATTACCTTCACTTTCTGGATCATCAAGGAAAAAACAACTTGACCCGCTCATTGAGTTTAGGGCTATAGAGTTGACTTGCTTCTCACTAACGGCAGAATCATAAGCTTTAGATAGAAAAAATCAAACATGGGAATAAGAAGCAAGCTCAGTCAAACACTCAAACACATTTACTTAATGCAATTTTTTCAAAATGTTAACctaaacacattaaaaaaataattttatctactttattcaatttttaaaaaacttcaggctcggtttactaactggaaaatttctccaattttttaaaaaactggaaaacataaaacaaattTGTTTCGATTTGAAAAATACTATGTGTAGTCTAATTTTTTACTCTCACATACAAAATCTTGATGTAAACACTTGTATTAGGATCCACATGACAAAATAACTTATCAGAACCCATCACACCATGAAGTAAAATTAAAGGGATTTAAAAGTACATGTAGTAGAATTGTTTCCGTTTCGTGGGTGTGATACACTTAATTGCCACCCTCACATCAAATTGCCCACTAAAATGTCTTAATATATACGTAGGCATTCAACAAATCTTTGGAAAGAACGGATGTGGCCTCCCTCTTCTTTTTGCATTTCAAATTTAGATCCGACTCAAGCTTTTGAATTGCACTGGTGCCCAAATAAAGTGgtcattttgaaaatatttatatattaaaaagaaggaaaaaaggaaaaaatagttccttactttctttctttcttttttatttatttattttttttcattcaccTAATCTCCTCACTAGTATCAAGGTCAAAAAATAGTGCCTAATCAGTAATCAATCTTCTGattcatgtgtttttttttatataaataaattatagttaACTTTTACtatttatgaataaattaatcctcttgtaactttaaaaattagGAGGAATAGGATTTCTATGGATGTGACAAAAATACTATGAGAGAGATCTTGAATTTCCTAAAGATATTTCACATTTGGTTAAGCAAACAAAGACATATAACACTAACGTTTACATAAGTTTTAGGAGttatataatatagtttaaaacaaattagtgtgtgtatatatatatttttaaatatgagaGTATCAAGAAATTAGGTTGTGCTTGTaagtatgtattatattatatgtttatatctaaataaataatttttatctaaataaataattgatcatataaaattataccatcaatatcaaatatatattttccataTGAGTGAATAATGGTAATGTTTTTTTCTAGatactatactaataataattgactccagaataatatattatatattagtattattactTGATTTATTAGTAAAAAGACAAATCTAAAGTTGTGACAATTATGatatataattcaatatatCGCGACTTGACATATTAGTGTAGTCTTAACTATTTTTATATCAAattggaaaaattgtaatttctgcccctccataatatgccaattatcaatgtcacccctgaataaTTAGTGgggtaaatgttgcccctcaattttcaaaaatggtacatatattgcccctcccgtaacgaatgaggggcaatatttacaccacgggaggggcaatatatgtaccgtttttaaaaattgagggacaatatttacaccataataattcaggggtgacattgataatttgcatattatggaggggcataaattacaatttttaaaaaatcgataTGAATTCAACTAACTTATAAATTTACGATAGGTTCATAAAAGAGAatgattaatatttaaattgaataaagtcataaaaattaaaatttcttatcaaaattcttataataataaaattatttttatttattagccATTATGAATTAGTTTAAAATGGGAAAGGATTCAAAGAATGATGCCTTCCCGGCTTCTCCCAAAATTGTGACCTTATAATCCGCCATTCTTAGAAAGCAAATTTTCCGCAGTCCAAACAGGTCCCCCATTTCCTTTCTCGCTCTCAAAGTCTCATCCAGATTCCTTTCTCTTCCCAAAGTTTTCAGTTTCCATATTCCCTCAAAATGACCTAAATACGGagtgataatatatatcatgtaGTAAGTAGTAACTGCTTCTGCCTTCAAGCATTCTTTGCCAGGTATGCACACTAACATGATGGCTTCAATACAATAATCTGTGCGTTATGCTTTCCAACCACATGCCTCTAAGCTTCATATGCTTTTTCATCTTCtttaactacttttttttttgtttgtttgaatttttgtttaaatttcttttggatTCTTCCTGTAAAGTCTGCTCTGGACTGTTCTGCTTTTATGTTTGTTCCGGATCGTCTATGTGTTGTTTGCTTGCTGAGGAAAGCGTTCGAGGTAAAAGAGAAGGCTTCTGTAGAAGCATAAGGAAAGGAAATTCGTGTATTGTTTCTATCGCCTTTTCTGTTCGCTATTTGAACTGCTTTTTATTGTTTGAAATGATCAAAGTTGATAGATATGATTGCATTGCTTCCTTTTAGGCTCGATTCGGTGagaattttggtaatttacaGTTGATTTTTTTTGCGTGTTTGAGTGCTGAAGACGTTTGGTTTTTGACTTTCTCCGTTTAACCTTTGACTAAATCTTAAGGTTTTGACTTAATGCTCAGTTTTTAATCTTCGCTTATGTTGTGTTTGGATTTGGAATTTGATCAAGGTGATGGCCTAATAGGAGAGAATTACGATTGAGATtggaattgtattttttgtacTAATAGTATTACGTTGTTCATTGCAAACTCCTATATGATAGAGGGAGGGGAGTGAAAGTGTTTTTAAACTCTTATATCTGCTTTTTGGCTGCAGATTTTTCCAGCTATTCTCAATGGGGTGGATGCTTAGATAGCTGACAGTGAAGTACATAGAGAAATGAAAGACCTGCCATCTGGATTAATTATTGGAATTTCCATTGGGGTAGTGATTGGAGTGATTTTGGCTATACTTGGACTTTTCTGCTTTAGAGTACATAGAAAACACTCTCAGATAGGGAATAGCAGCTCAAGGAGAGCTGTTACAATTCCAATTCGTCAAAATGGTGCTGATGCATGCACAACATTGTCAGATTCCTCTGTTGGTACCGAGTCACCAAAAACAACCACCCAAAATGGGACATCCATATGGCTTGGGAGCCTTAGGAAGACAAATATGGTATCTGCAACTGGGATTCCGGAGTTTTCTTACAAGTATGTACTTCTATTGACAATGCACTATTTAATGTCTTGTGTCGTGATTTTGACTTCAAAATTCTCACACCGTGTTTTCCAATTATTGTGTGTAGCTCACCTGTTATTGCTGGCCTCaaatgaaaattgtttaaaagttCATACTATATTTCTGTTACCATAAATGGACTGCAAGAACTTAAGTTCCTTGCTCTCTGATTATAGAGTTAATCAACAGTGTGGAGGATATTTGGTGTGCTATTTGGAATGAATCTCAATCTTTTTGTATTCCTGAAGCATGCTACTTACTAGTATCTCATATTTCCAGAGCACCTTATGGTTGCTTAGCAAAATTTGTGTCTGAGAGAGTTTGTGTATGAGGCTCTCAGGCTCTTTATCCATTAGCATTCTTTAGCTTTGATGTATTGCCTTAAACTAAGTTTCTCAATGTATATCTCCTGATACACAAGCAGCTTATTCTATTATTGCAGCACATTACTTTCTAGTATCTTGAGCGAGTTTGTATATGAAAGCACTTGGTCCATATGCATTCTCAGCTTTACTATATTACTTTGAAGTAAGTTTGTCAATGTATATTTGATACATGGGCAGCTTTATTCTATTTCTGAGGCACATTGCTGTCAGTATCTCATATTTTCAGAGCACCTTAAGGTCATTTACCTGGATTTCTGTTTGTTTGAGGTTCTTGGTCCATTTGCATTGCAAAGATTTATGTTTTGCCTTAACCAAGTTTCTTGGTGTATATTTCCTGATACATGAGCAGGGATTTACACAGAGCAACTTACAATTTTTCCACATTGATTGGCCAAGGGGCCTATGGGCCTGTTTATAAAGCTCAGATGCCAACTGGTGAGACTGTTGCTGTTAAAGTGCTTGGAACAGATTCTAAACAAGGAGAAAAAGAGTTCCACACAGAGGTATTAGTTACACTCTTCAAgtgttgattttatttttcaatattggAAGTTGGAACCTGGTTCTGTAAACGTTGTGTAGTACTTTGTTGAGTTGAAATTAGACGTAACTTAATGATGCATAGAGAATTTTTCCAGATTCTTATGCATCTCAACTTCCAGAGAAGTTTGTACATTgcatgttttagtataactcttAGAATTGGTTAGAGCTATTGACCAAGAATGATTTCATTGAATCTGTTCAAGAATAGGAATGCACATATGATTATATGAATGGAGACTCTTTTATTCTTGAACAAATTCAAGATATCTTTGCAAATAATTTCTTTTCGGATGCAAAATAAAATACCCTGTAGCTCCCTTAAAAAATGTGTTTCCCAtgcatcaatttttttatttttattttttttaaactttctaTTTCCTTCAATTGACCTTCAAAAGTTAATGCTTTAACCTTCTGCATTTGTTTAACCTAGGTCATGCTACTTGGAAGGTTACATCACAGAAACCTTGTGAATTTGGTTGGATATTGTGCAGAGAAGGGTCAATACATGCTTATCTATGTCTACATGAGTAGAGGTAGCTTGGCTTCGCATTTGTATGGTAAGCTGTAAAACATGTTGGCCATAAGGTGAATCTATTGGTTTAAGTTGCATCCTAATTTTAACAGTCATTAATGAGTAAATAAAATTCTATTGGTTTAAGTTGCATTCTACTTTCTTGAAGAAATATTATTTAGTAGGTTTAATTTAGCATAGCCGAGAAGTAATTTTGTGTTCTGAATATCTCACCTGAGTCATTTGCATGGTTTTGTTAACCACTTCCAGTGCTCTCTTTGCTTTTTGATTTCAGATGAGGTACTAGAGCCATTGAGCTGGAATTTGAGGGTTCAAATTGCCCTTGATGTTGCAAGGGGCTTGGAGTATCTTCATGACGGGGTAAAACTTTATTCCTATTtgcaatttttattataattgtttttcttttcttttcttttcttttctttgcattTGTAATATGCTTcaccattttttctttcattttcaaataTCTTTGGGCATATACAACTATGCCTTTCATTTCCCTTGTCCTTCATGACTTTTTTAGTCTTCAGGCAGTCCCTCCTGTGATACACCGAGATATCAAGTCTTCCAATATTTTGTTAGATCAGTCAATGCGTGCCAGGGTATGTAATTGTCGAATCacagttttttaaattttggaaaTAAATGTGTGGTGGACCCGAATTTCATTTGTGCATTGTATTAAAAGGATTTTGTACCAAAACCTGTATTATACATGTAATATCATAATAATGCAGCTAACATTTTACCCGTTAATGTTGATGGAACAATTCTTGAATGCAATTGGTTGCAAACTGACAAAACTGCACTTCAATGAGCAGGTTGCTGACTTTGGGCTTTCAAGGGAAGAGATGGTTAACAAACATGCTTCTAACATACAAGGAACATTTGGATATCTTGATCCTGAGTATATATCAACAAGGACATTCACCAAGAAGAGTGATGTTTACAGCTTTGGTGTATTACTCTTTGAACTTATTGCAGCAAGAAATCCTCTTCAGGGCCTTTTGGAGTATGTTGAACTAGTAAGGTCCCAGAATTTTGATTACCCTtctgtttttcttcttttctggGATTCTCTGTTGATCACACCTCCTTTGTTTGGTACACTTTTTATAAATCATGGCAGGCTGCTATGACAACAGATGGGAAGGGTGGCTGGGAGGAGATAGTGGATTCCCGTCTTAATTGGAAGTATGATGTGCAAGAACTTAATGATGTGGCATCTCTTGCATACAAATGTGTCAACCGCGAACCCAAGAAAAGGCCTTCCATGAGAGATGCTGTGCAGGTTCTAGCAAGGATACTCGAATCCAGACGCAGAAAAGAGCATCACAAACAATTGGCTGCCACACCGGAAGAGGTTAGCATCAATGTGGACCAGCTAGATCATCGGAGCCCAATATCTGGACACCGGCGGGTGGAATCTGTGGACAGCACCACCGAATCTtgttaaatttgaatatttgattacAGTTTCCcacttcaactttttcttttcttttctagtTTTGATTTGTAATATAGCTTCACAAATCCAGAAATTAGGCCCCTCATAGTCTGTATGATATCTCTTTACATTTtgctctcatttttccttcgaTCTGTATATTCCGATAAATGGTTAGAAAAGAGTGAAACATTTCCTTGTTTCAAGGTATTTTGACAGCCTCAGCTTCATTCTGTTGCTGCTGGGGATGAACAGGCCTCTAAAGTTTTGGCTAATTGGCTCTCATTCCATGTCCAGGCTTCAATGGCTACATATGTACCTTTTGCAGATTggaaaatttttacttttagcaAGGCAAGTGAAATTTACCTCATACTAGTTtcaatattaactattaagcaTTGTACTTTATTTCTAATTTGCTATAGTGTGAATCTAGGTGTATATAATGAGCGGAAGAGAGGATATCCTCAAAAAGTATGCATTTTTCTATGACAAAAATTTgattgcaaatttttttttttcctttacctctaatttttcatatttttagaaagaagaaaaaattaattaggaaagGCACTTCGTGCCATGCGAGTTTTGCACCTTCAATTTTTAAGGACATTGTCATCTACAGTTGGAATAATGCtacaaaataatgaaatgtCAGTCTGTCCTTGTGCAGAATTAGAGAAAACAAATTTCAACTCATTCTGTGTTGTGAAATTGTGTGGTCTAAGTATATGACGGTGACAAACATTCCCTATTAGGCTATTACATATGTTGTAGGTGTTGAAAATAAAGattctttatcttttttttttttgaaaactaaaagaTTCCTTATCTATGATTTTAGAAAAGCTGAAAAAGATCTCTAGATTGATGAGATGAGAGATCATATGTTGACTTTTATGCCTGACAAGCAAAAAACCTTGATTATTGCATTTCAGGCTATCATACATGGGGTTAGACGTAGATTTTGTGTCGAGCATTTacataggccctgtttggtaaataatcagcctatcagtcaattttggcttatttgatcactattagttgtttggttaataagctttttgtaactctaaaatactaaaattcaaaaggctactcaaagtagcattttcaattagctttttgagaaaaaaaattataccaaacagctatcagctaacagccaacccaatcagccaacagccatttaccaaacaggaccatagTAACATGAGGGTTGCTGGGTACATTGGAAAACCTTTACAAATGCTGATAGCAACTAGAAATGCTGATAAACTAGAACTACCATAGGTAACACTTTTACAAATACTATGCAACAATTGAGAAAAATAGATAGAGATGTATTTACATGATTGGCTGATAAACACCCATCAGAGTGGTCTAGGTCTCATTTTTCTTGCAATTGAATTGTGACATGCTAGTTAATAACATTTGTGAGTGTTTTAATGCAATGATCAAAGATGCTAAGGATAATGCATTGATTAATTGCTTGGAGATCATCAACAAGCAAACAATAGTTAGACTTTATGAGTGTAAGCAAGCTGCTTTGAAGTGGAATGGAACCATATACCCATGCTATAAACATACAGCTGCCAACAAACTTACTGTCTGGCCAGTAACGTAACTGCCTAACCGGCCTGAACATAGATCTGAGCTCAAAGTTTGTCATCTTACACTGCATTGCCTTATCCAATTGGGTGCCATAAGCATATACCAGTACAGTTTCAAAGGACTTGGGTAGGCTTATTTATCTAATCTATGACATTGGATTAAAAAGACTAGTTGACCTTGGAACTGAACCACTTGCTCTCTTATGTCAGTCAACCCAAGAGTACcaaaaaaatacacaacaaaattaaaattaagtaaaaagaataccaaaaaaaaacataatgagctgtgaaaaaaatagaaattatccaaaagaataaaaatgaaaaaaaaaaaaaaaactaaagaaactaaaagaacaaaaaagaaaaagaagattaaactgaaagaaaattgaaaataagttattaaaaatataaaattataaaataaactttgaaaataagaaaattattttaaaactaataagaacacttcaaaatattaaaaattaaaaaccattttaaaactaaaaaacactttaaaatgctaaaaataattcaaaaatgaaaacagaaaaataaaaactgaaaattatttattaaaaatacaaaatacaaaattattaaatgaactttgaaaatatgaaaatcTTTATAGAAACTAATAAGAacacttcaaaatgctaaaaatcattttaaaaactaaaaaaaacatttgaaaaAACGCTAAAAATAACTCAAaaacagaaacaaaaaaaatagttattaaaattatataaatactaaattataaaataaactgaaaatatattatgaaaactaaaaatatataaaaagaacgttaaataaaaacaaaatgaacgataacaaaaaaaaaaaaaagaataaaattaatgcATACAAATAACGATAAGAAAAAAGAAcccaaaaaacaaatattaatgTTATATGTAGCTTACTTTTTCCTTCAAGTAGGATAAATATTGTCAGAATGGATAGAGAATGCTCCACTGCCCCCATGAAATTCATACCACcagcaaaaaattaaaaatggaatagAAACAACAATGAAATGTACCGAGCACTAGACAGTGTAGGAAAGAAATCTTCACCTTTGTCCTTGTAATGACAAAACCTCCATTATTTATAGTGGTAACAACTCCTGGACACAGTCAACAAAATTAATCGAGCATAGATATTAGCCACTGATCATGAAGTATCTCGGCATTTCTATCTTAAAATCATTTAAACTTTAACCAAACCTTTGAAAATCCCTGTTGGTTCATCATCTAAGCCACCCCATTTACGTGTTTGAGACAAATTGCCTGCAAAATTATTCAGAATGAAGTGAACCTTAGCCAATCTATTACAGTAAGgaaaaaaatacacacacacacacacacacacacacaaagcaAATAGTAATCAGTAATTCAATGGTTAGATTGATTTTGCTGAATATTTAGTAATCATTACAAAATACATTCACTTCTATATGCTGGTTAGTAATGCAATATtaataagaatttaattaattggaaaAAGAGTTGGTCTTATTAATCCTCAGCAATGTGACTAGATAACATACTAGTTTGTATTTGCATGTATAGTCATATTATTCCCCAATATATGCAAAACAGACAAGTTGAAAATGCTTTTTTCTTTTGGCACACATTCTGATCTTTGATTTTATTCATGATGATACAACTAAATAATCTTTTATAAATTAACATTTAACTTTTTGGCACAATCCATCCTTTAAATGTATTTGTGATCACAGAGAAGTAAATACTTACATTGACTGAATAAATCCCTTGCCTTTGGTGGACAATAATGACTCATAAATCTTATACGGAGTACTTAACAAGTAATACAGTTATTTACAAGATCATACCTtcaaatcaaaatataagttTCACCTTACGATGCCCAAGACTCTGGTACTTATCCCATAGTGACCCTATTTTCCTTTAGACACACC
It includes:
- the LOC116007171 gene encoding calcium/calmodulin-regulated receptor-like kinase 1, translating into MKDLPSGLIIGISIGVVIGVILAILGLFCFRVHRKHSQIGNSSSRRAVTIPIRQNGADACTTLSDSSVGTESPKTTTQNGTSIWLGSLRKTNMVSATGIPEFSYKDLHRATYNFSTLIGQGAYGPVYKAQMPTGETVAVKVLGTDSKQGEKEFHTEVMLLGRLHHRNLVNLVGYCAEKGQYMLIYVYMSRGSLASHLYDEVLEPLSWNLRVQIALDVARGLEYLHDGAVPPVIHRDIKSSNILLDQSMRARVADFGLSREEMVNKHASNIQGTFGYLDPEYISTRTFTKKSDVYSFGVLLFELIAARNPLQGLLEYVELAAMTTDGKGGWEEIVDSRLNWKYDVQELNDVASLAYKCVNREPKKRPSMRDAVQVLARILESRRRKEHHKQLAATPEEVSINVDQLDHRSPISGHRRVESVDSTTESC